From Methanomicrobiales archaeon HGW-Methanomicrobiales-1, a single genomic window includes:
- the cdhC gene encoding CO dehydrogenase/CO-methylating acetyl-CoA synthase complex subunit beta, with protein sequence MFDNIPVEVGLVHEGERIRKNDMQVELGGPAEPEKFEIVRVRPMEQVTDGEIRIIGPDLSAMEPGLHYPIGILVEVAGARIETDLEGVVERRIHEYSNYIAGFMHLNQRYDIWIRLSKKAYAKGLNSFTFIGKVMHELFRNELPILEKVQITFITDKEKIRPLYAEALGVYEARDARARGLSDDDVDTFYGCALCQSFAPTHVCVITPQRYANCGAISWFDGRAAAGVDPKGPIFAIEKGECLDRENGEYTGINESAKKRSMGEVSRVYLYSAFGYPHTSCGCFEGIAFYIPEVDGFGIVHRGFRQVTVNGLAFSTMADSTAGGRQVEGFHGLSIEYMRSTRFLHADGGYNRVVWMPSEIKERLKEFIPSGVYEAIATEKDAMSVADLRVFLEDHHHPVIQRWVAEKETAAGSPDIPTVFSAGDIPMTVGGFRVILKNAKITAEKVIILPVKPPAPKGR encoded by the coding sequence ATGTTTGACAATATTCCCGTAGAAGTCGGTCTTGTCCATGAAGGGGAACGTATCCGCAAGAACGATATGCAGGTGGAACTGGGAGGGCCAGCCGAGCCGGAAAAATTCGAGATTGTCCGGGTCCGGCCTATGGAACAGGTCACTGACGGTGAGATCCGGATTATCGGCCCGGATCTGAGCGCCATGGAACCGGGTTTGCATTACCCGATTGGCATCCTTGTCGAAGTTGCCGGTGCCCGTATCGAAACGGATCTTGAAGGAGTCGTTGAACGGCGGATACATGAATACTCGAACTATATCGCGGGATTCATGCACCTCAACCAGCGGTATGATATCTGGATCCGGCTCTCAAAAAAGGCCTATGCCAAAGGACTGAACTCCTTTACCTTTATCGGAAAGGTCATGCACGAGCTGTTCCGGAACGAACTGCCCATTTTAGAAAAGGTCCAGATAACATTCATCACCGACAAGGAAAAAATCCGGCCGCTCTATGCAGAAGCCCTTGGAGTCTATGAAGCCCGGGATGCACGGGCACGCGGGCTTTCCGATGATGACGTGGATACGTTCTACGGGTGTGCACTATGCCAGTCCTTTGCCCCTACGCATGTCTGTGTCATCACCCCGCAGCGCTATGCCAACTGCGGTGCAATCAGCTGGTTTGACGGCAGGGCAGCAGCGGGAGTTGATCCCAAAGGCCCGATCTTTGCAATCGAGAAAGGCGAGTGCCTCGACCGCGAGAATGGCGAGTATACCGGCATAAATGAGAGTGCAAAAAAGCGATCTATGGGTGAAGTGAGCCGGGTCTACCTCTACTCGGCATTCGGGTATCCCCATACTTCCTGTGGTTGTTTTGAAGGCATTGCATTCTATATCCCCGAAGTGGACGGGTTCGGGATTGTCCACCGCGGGTTCCGTCAGGTTACGGTAAACGGCCTTGCCTTCTCGACCATGGCTGATTCAACGGCCGGCGGGCGTCAGGTGGAGGGTTTCCACGGTCTCTCGATCGAATACATGCGGTCAACAAGATTCCTGCACGCGGATGGCGGGTACAACCGTGTGGTATGGATGCCCTCAGAGATCAAGGAACGCCTGAAGGAGTTCATTCCGTCAGGTGTCTATGAAGCCATTGCCACGGAAAAGGATGCCATGTCGGTTGCAGACCTCAGGGTATTTTTAGAAGACCATCATCATCCGGTGATCCAGCGCTGGGTTGCAGAAAAAGAAACCGCTGCGGGATCTCCGGATATTCCCACCGTATTTTCTGCCGGGGATATTCCTATGACGGTTGGTGGATTCCGGGTTATCTTAAAAAATGCAAAGATTACTGCGGAAAAAGTGATCATCCTGCCGGTCAAACCCCCGGCACCGAAGGGGAGGTGA
- a CDS encoding cobalamin biosynthesis protein has translation MKTIVTMGRGGTGKSSFVALMAKYFIEKKATPLLLVDADPDQNLAEMVGVDLEAAGKKTIAELLSDTFIARGGTTVGIAPSHRIENQIWEQGLYEGDQFDLFAVGTKWVEGCYCLPDAALKNALLAITKNYQYILIDSPGGLEHLNRKIASNVDIIFDVMGPSAKSFAHVRRAYRVIGEVGISFNRFYVIGGYAFPPDVSARVSEETNLPYPGNIAFDDEVAAHVLAGESLLDIPDTSVAYRSVSEIMDHVLTIP, from the coding sequence ATGAAAACGATAGTCACGATGGGACGCGGGGGGACCGGAAAGAGCAGTTTTGTCGCCCTGATGGCAAAATACTTCATAGAAAAAAAAGCAACGCCCCTGCTCCTTGTGGATGCCGACCCGGACCAGAACCTTGCTGAGATGGTGGGAGTAGATCTCGAAGCGGCCGGTAAGAAGACAATCGCAGAACTCCTGTCGGATACGTTCATTGCGCGAGGGGGCACGACCGTCGGTATTGCACCTTCGCACCGGATAGAAAACCAGATCTGGGAACAGGGATTGTACGAAGGGGATCAATTTGACCTGTTCGCTGTCGGTACAAAATGGGTGGAGGGTTGTTACTGCCTTCCAGATGCGGCGCTCAAAAATGCGCTCCTTGCAATAACAAAAAATTACCAGTATATCCTAATCGATTCTCCCGGAGGACTGGAACATCTCAACCGGAAGATTGCAAGCAATGTCGATATCATCTTTGATGTCATGGGTCCCTCAGCAAAATCGTTTGCCCATGTAAGGCGGGCCTACCGGGTAATCGGGGAAGTCGGCATCAGTTTCAATCGTTTCTATGTCATAGGCGGATATGCGTTCCCTCCCGATGTATCTGCCCGTGTATCAGAAGAAACCAATCTACCCTACCCGGGCAACATCGCTTTTGATGACGAGGTAGCAGCTCATGTCCTTGCCGGGGAATCGCTTCTTGATATCCCGGATACTTCTGTTGCTTATCGCTCGGTTTCAGAAATTATGGATCACGTTCTTACCATTCCGTAA
- the cdhA gene encoding CO dehydrogenase/acetyl-CoA synthase complex subunit epsilon, which produces MNRKGVNIKIKELNSDIAQLRDISLTIGAINEEKWDEPMGPTPFPSLTTLRNWDLTLLNRYKPFYLPFCDLCCLCTYGKCDLTGTKRGACGITMPAQQSRTVLISACIGAATHIGHARHLLDHLIEKYGRDFPINVGETGVEVEAPVTRLVCGIKPVTLGDLEPVLDYCENQVTQLLSVTHVGQEGNNLDFESKVLHAGMIDQLGMEVADIAQISALGFPKADPESALADLGLGTVDTSKPVILVIGHNVPPSTEIIDYLQKNDLSSDVEVTGICCTALDITRYSARAKIIGPISWQLRYIRSGIPDVVVIDEQCVRADTLQESAHIHAPLIATSEKNCLGLPDRTNDPVDEIVHDFVTGKMNGALILDPVKVGEVAVRTSVAIAPLRKKHKTLPEGTDAIIALAKKCTQCVLCRRACPNDLPLPAAIKAAAQGNLSGLDEIYDDCIGCGRCESACTQKIPVHSLIVAAAEKKTREETYCIRTGRGAIQDVEIRKVGGPIVLGEIPGVVAFVGCANYPKGSREVAEMCMEFAKRRYIVCTSGCSAMSAGMYRNEDGKTAYELYSGAFEAGGIVNVGSCVSNAHIAGAAIKIASIFAKRPLRGNYEEIADYVYNRVGAVGVAWGAMSQKAAAIAAGFWRLGIPVVVGPHGTKYRRMLLGRADKEEDWYVYDARTGKKVYGGPVPEHLFFAAETKEEAMVIIAKLTMRPNDTSKGRANKLANYVDLHKRLIGGMPPDVHQLVRTLADVPLTMKDEIVTHLHDHNWKEHPIPDPTLLKRMIHKPRDG; this is translated from the coding sequence ATGAACAGGAAAGGCGTCAATATCAAGATCAAAGAGTTGAATTCTGATATCGCACAGCTTCGCGATATCAGCCTCACGATTGGCGCCATTAATGAGGAGAAATGGGATGAACCGATGGGCCCGACGCCATTTCCTTCGCTCACCACTCTCCGGAACTGGGATCTCACCCTTCTCAACCGGTACAAACCCTTTTACCTGCCATTCTGCGATCTCTGCTGCCTCTGCACGTACGGCAAGTGCGATCTTACCGGCACCAAACGCGGAGCATGCGGTATTACCATGCCCGCCCAGCAGTCAAGGACTGTATTAATCTCTGCCTGCATCGGTGCGGCCACTCATATTGGTCATGCCCGGCATCTTCTTGATCATTTGATCGAAAAATACGGCCGCGATTTTCCGATAAATGTGGGGGAGACGGGTGTTGAAGTGGAAGCCCCGGTAACCCGGCTAGTCTGCGGTATAAAACCGGTTACTCTCGGTGACCTTGAACCCGTGCTGGACTATTGTGAAAACCAGGTCACCCAGCTCCTCTCGGTCACCCATGTCGGGCAGGAAGGAAATAACCTTGATTTTGAATCCAAAGTGCTGCATGCCGGCATGATCGACCAGCTCGGGATGGAAGTTGCCGATATTGCACAGATATCGGCTCTCGGTTTTCCCAAGGCTGATCCTGAATCAGCCCTGGCAGACCTTGGCCTCGGAACGGTGGATACCAGCAAACCGGTAATTCTTGTCATCGGTCATAATGTTCCGCCATCGACCGAGATTATCGATTATCTCCAGAAAAATGACCTTAGTTCTGATGTAGAAGTCACCGGTATCTGCTGTACTGCACTTGACATAACCCGGTACTCTGCACGGGCAAAGATCATCGGCCCCATCTCCTGGCAGCTCCGGTACATCCGGAGCGGCATTCCCGATGTAGTGGTGATCGATGAGCAATGCGTTCGCGCCGATACCCTGCAGGAATCTGCACATATTCATGCCCCCCTGATTGCGACCAGCGAAAAGAACTGTCTCGGGCTTCCTGACCGAACCAACGATCCGGTCGATGAAATTGTCCATGATTTTGTGACCGGAAAGATGAACGGGGCGCTCATTCTCGATCCCGTCAAAGTCGGGGAAGTGGCAGTTCGGACCTCAGTTGCAATCGCTCCGTTAAGAAAAAAGCACAAAACCCTGCCAGAAGGAACTGATGCCATTATTGCACTGGCAAAAAAATGCACCCAGTGTGTCCTCTGCCGGCGCGCCTGCCCCAATGATCTACCCCTGCCTGCCGCAATCAAGGCCGCAGCGCAGGGCAATTTGTCCGGTCTCGATGAGATTTACGATGATTGTATTGGCTGTGGGCGATGCGAATCTGCCTGCACGCAGAAGATACCGGTCCACAGCCTGATTGTTGCAGCTGCTGAGAAAAAGACCCGGGAGGAAACCTATTGTATCCGGACCGGTCGGGGAGCCATCCAGGATGTTGAGATCCGGAAAGTGGGTGGCCCGATTGTCCTTGGAGAGATCCCGGGTGTAGTCGCGTTTGTCGGATGCGCCAACTACCCGAAGGGCTCGCGTGAAGTAGCTGAGATGTGCATGGAGTTTGCAAAACGCCGGTATATAGTCTGCACCTCCGGTTGTTCTGCTATGTCTGCGGGAATGTACCGGAATGAAGACGGGAAGACCGCGTACGAACTTTACTCCGGTGCCTTTGAAGCCGGCGGTATCGTAAACGTTGGCTCCTGTGTATCCAATGCCCATATTGCCGGCGCCGCCATCAAGATTGCCAGCATCTTTGCAAAGCGCCCGCTGCGGGGCAACTACGAAGAGATTGCCGATTACGTGTACAACCGGGTCGGCGCAGTCGGTGTTGCCTGGGGTGCGATGTCCCAGAAAGCAGCAGCAATTGCCGCCGGTTTCTGGCGTCTCGGCATTCCGGTAGTTGTCGGGCCGCATGGCACCAAGTACCGGCGCATGCTGCTCGGCCGTGCGGATAAGGAAGAAGACTGGTACGTGTACGATGCCCGGACCGGGAAAAAAGTGTATGGGGGGCCGGTACCGGAACACCTCTTTTTTGCCGCAGAAACAAAGGAAGAGGCGATGGTAATAATTGCCAAGCTGACCATGCGCCCCAACGATACCAGCAAGGGTCGGGCAAACAAGCTGGCAAATTATGTTGACCTCCACAAGCGGCTCATTGGCGGTATGCCCCCCGATGTCCACCAGCTGGTCAGGACCCTTGCTGATGTGCCCCTGACCATGAAAGATGAGATCGTTACCCACCTCCATGATCATAACTGGAAGGAACACCCGATCCCGGACCCCACGCTCCTGAAACGAATGATCCATAAACCGAGGGACGGATAA
- a CDS encoding class I SAM-dependent methyltransferase: MVRKDSEAWDKDYLQRGALWSGTVHHLPVLSPGSRVLELGCGNGKTLSCMIQRHWDVAAIDFSPCAVRMCKPITDTDPNGFTCVADARWLPFAPGIFDGVIAIHVLSHLVSSDRKHAAAEATGMLKKGGILYFSGFSVEDFRYGKGSLAEPGTIRKGSGIITHFFTEQEVQDLFCTLHLQSITTKRWSLRVRGQEHPRAEIQALFIK; the protein is encoded by the coding sequence ATCGTGAGAAAAGATTCCGAGGCCTGGGACAAGGATTACCTGCAACGCGGAGCACTCTGGAGTGGTACCGTACATCACCTGCCGGTCTTATCGCCTGGTTCCCGGGTGCTTGAACTTGGTTGCGGCAATGGCAAGACCCTCTCTTGTATGATCCAGCGCCACTGGGATGTGGCAGCCATTGATTTTTCCCCCTGTGCAGTCAGGATGTGTAAACCCATCACCGATACCGACCCCAATGGATTTACCTGTGTAGCCGATGCCCGCTGGTTGCCCTTTGCACCCGGCATTTTTGATGGGGTGATCGCGATTCATGTTCTTTCGCATCTGGTGAGCAGCGATCGCAAACATGCGGCTGCTGAAGCAACGGGAATGTTGAAAAAAGGCGGCATCCTGTATTTTTCAGGATTTTCTGTTGAAGATTTTCGATACGGTAAAGGGTCTTTAGCAGAACCGGGAACGATCCGTAAAGGATCGGGGATTATTACCCATTTTTTTACCGAACAGGAAGTACAGGATCTTTTCTGTACCTTACACCTCCAATCCATTACCACGAAACGGTGGTCCCTGCGTGTCCGCGGGCAGGAGCATCCCCGTGCTGAAATCCAGGCATTGTTTATCAAATAA
- the cdhD gene encoding CO dehydrogenase/acetyl-CoA synthase subunit delta: protein MVAQKNNSGINSEQLLSLAPQLLELLKGVQQVELQNVMLEIGDLEFFIPSSALAPLLTQPQVTPVLMQKPTELIRESYVPHITEFPGKIREVTLGATKSQGGSRSKTLTIGGATTPAYADRLHPPAHAPVFSLDVFDMTVSLPMVLRENVKEVMEDPAEWARMNVKKFGADMITIHLMSTDPLLKDASVKQAVKTVEDVLQAVDVPIMVGGCGDPKKDAAVFTAVAEMAHGERLLLNSVTLDMAEAKTLESVATAARDHDHVLLAFTGLELNSAKELNRRLYEFIPPEQIVMDLTTVALGYGLEYSFTIHERARYAALMGDLELAHPVISAATNAWAAREAWMKMPPEYGPRELRGPIWETVNALTLLLAGIDLFLMMHPAAVLTLKDVIHRLETKENPPVEQIHDWVSVRI, encoded by the coding sequence ATGGTGGCGCAAAAAAATAATTCCGGCATAAACAGCGAACAGTTGCTCTCGTTAGCCCCCCAGCTTCTCGAACTGCTGAAAGGTGTACAGCAGGTTGAGTTGCAGAATGTGATGCTGGAGATCGGCGATCTTGAGTTTTTCATCCCCTCATCAGCATTAGCTCCTTTGCTCACCCAGCCTCAGGTCACACCCGTCTTAATGCAAAAACCCACGGAACTGATCCGTGAATCCTATGTACCCCACATAACAGAATTCCCGGGAAAGATCCGGGAAGTAACCCTCGGGGCAACAAAATCACAGGGCGGCAGCCGGAGCAAGACCCTCACCATCGGCGGTGCAACAACTCCTGCGTATGCAGACCGGTTACATCCACCGGCCCATGCCCCGGTCTTCTCGCTCGATGTCTTTGATATGACCGTCTCCCTGCCCATGGTCCTTCGCGAGAATGTGAAAGAGGTGATGGAAGATCCCGCTGAATGGGCGCGGATGAATGTGAAAAAATTCGGGGCGGACATGATCACCATCCACCTGATGAGCACGGATCCTCTTCTCAAGGATGCCAGTGTAAAGCAGGCGGTAAAGACCGTTGAGGACGTGTTGCAGGCTGTAGATGTCCCTATCATGGTCGGAGGCTGCGGCGATCCGAAGAAAGATGCTGCTGTTTTTACCGCGGTAGCCGAGATGGCTCATGGGGAGCGCCTGCTGCTGAACTCTGTTACGCTTGATATGGCCGAAGCAAAAACACTGGAGAGCGTTGCTACCGCAGCCCGCGATCATGACCATGTGCTTCTCGCATTCACCGGTCTTGAACTGAATAGCGCAAAGGAACTGAACCGGAGGCTGTATGAGTTCATTCCCCCAGAACAGATCGTCATGGACCTGACAACCGTGGCGCTGGGGTACGGGCTGGAGTACTCGTTTACGATTCATGAGCGTGCCCGGTATGCGGCCCTCATGGGGGATTTGGAACTGGCACACCCGGTGATATCGGCTGCAACCAATGCCTGGGCTGCCCGGGAAGCCTGGATGAAGATGCCCCCGGAATACGGGCCGCGTGAACTACGGGGTCCGATCTGGGAAACGGTCAATGCCCTTACCCTGCTCCTTGCCGGTATTGACCTGTTCCTCATGATGCACCCGGCAGCAGTCCTCACGCTCAAAGACGTAATTCACCGTCTCGAAACAAAGGAAAATCCTCCGGTTGAACAGATCCATGACTGGGTGAGCGTGAGAATATGA
- a CDS encoding acetyl-CoA synthase: protein MSSPGTLPQKKAKKSIREISPIDVYTLLPRTNCKECGESNCMAFATRVVNGELMLSACPPLHTIEYSKEHESLSHLMAPPVRQVTIGTGASAAITGGKYVLQRHEFTYHNPTPVAIDVNDLMTDDELVARVRQISGFSYNYIGRTLKLNAIAIRSCSNDPAIFKATVKRVADATDLPLILCTLDPVVMEAGLSEVKEQRPLIYAATEKNWKQMADLALACHAPLAVFAPHDIPLLRSLVRTLLAYGITDLVLDPGTVAEAGLAETISTFTAIRTQACRNFDELSGFPLIGVPLTVWTGGELSEDVLKWREATTASMLLTRYADLLIMHSLDGWVLLPQLIWRFNIYSDPRKPVSVEAGVKTFGRPGRDSPVLITTNYALTYFTVESDIKAANLDCYLIVTDTGGLSVESAVAGRYFTADAIASSIKEYGVADLVDHKTLIIPGLSARLSGETEEATGWKILVGPKDSSGIALYIRERWHKE from the coding sequence ATGAGCAGCCCCGGTACCCTGCCCCAAAAAAAGGCTAAAAAAAGCATACGGGAGATCAGCCCCATAGATGTCTATACCCTGCTCCCCCGGACAAACTGCAAGGAATGCGGGGAATCCAACTGCATGGCATTTGCCACGCGGGTAGTCAATGGCGAACTGATGCTCTCTGCATGCCCTCCGCTTCATACGATTGAATATAGCAAGGAGCACGAGTCTCTTTCGCATCTTATGGCACCCCCGGTGCGCCAGGTAACCATCGGTACCGGAGCATCGGCTGCCATTACCGGTGGGAAATATGTGCTCCAGCGGCACGAGTTTACCTATCACAACCCGACCCCGGTCGCAATCGATGTCAATGATCTCATGACCGATGATGAACTGGTTGCCCGGGTCCGCCAGATCAGCGGTTTTTCCTACAATTATATCGGAAGAACCCTAAAACTCAATGCGATTGCCATCCGTTCCTGTTCAAACGATCCTGCAATCTTTAAGGCAACCGTGAAACGGGTGGCAGACGCAACCGACCTGCCCCTGATTCTCTGCACTCTCGATCCGGTTGTCATGGAAGCCGGCCTGTCTGAAGTGAAAGAACAGCGCCCGCTCATCTATGCGGCGACCGAGAAGAACTGGAAACAGATGGCTGACCTTGCCCTGGCCTGTCATGCTCCGCTTGCCGTCTTTGCCCCCCATGATATCCCGTTGCTTCGTTCGCTGGTAAGGACCTTACTTGCATATGGTATCACCGATCTTGTTCTTGACCCGGGGACAGTAGCAGAAGCCGGATTGGCTGAAACGATCAGTACCTTTACTGCCATCAGGACACAGGCCTGCAGGAATTTCGATGAACTGTCCGGTTTTCCGCTTATCGGGGTTCCGCTCACGGTCTGGACCGGTGGGGAGTTATCCGAAGATGTCTTAAAATGGCGGGAAGCCACCACGGCATCGATGCTCCTGACCCGGTATGCTGACCTGCTCATCATGCATAGCCTTGATGGCTGGGTGCTGCTCCCGCAGCTTATCTGGCGGTTCAATATTTACTCCGATCCCCGGAAACCGGTGTCTGTCGAAGCCGGTGTAAAAACATTCGGCAGGCCCGGCCGTGATTCCCCGGTCCTTATCACGACAAATTATGCTCTCACCTATTTCACCGTGGAATCCGATATCAAGGCAGCAAACCTTGACTGTTACCTCATCGTAACCGATACTGGTGGCCTGAGCGTGGAAAGTGCTGTTGCAGGACGGTATTTTACCGCAGATGCAATCGCATCGTCCATAAAGGAATATGGGGTAGCTGACCTCGTGGATCACAAAACGCTGATCATTCCCGGATTATCCGCCCGCCTCAGTGGGGAAACCGAAGAGGCAACCGGCTGGAAAATCCTGGTAGGGCCCAAGGATTCATCCGGTATCGCCTTGTATATCCGCGAACGCTGGCACAAGGAGTAA
- the cdhB gene encoding CO dehydrogenase/acetyl-CoA synthase complex subunit epsilon, protein MSKTDSWQTAEIPGPKKASLIIKPDIADAMIRRAKRPIMIVGHGILEYEVEGRKLIDCLIELSKRGKIPVVVTASTNREFLNRGFSPAALMPAVDIANRLTDSQWRGLDGKESYDLAIFVGLPYYMEWTILSGLKHFAPHVKTMTLDCVYQPNASWSFPNSTIKDWAANLTSIVANLGD, encoded by the coding sequence ATGTCGAAGACTGACTCATGGCAGACCGCTGAGATCCCCGGGCCGAAAAAGGCTTCCCTGATCATCAAGCCGGATATCGCTGATGCCATGATCCGGAGGGCCAAACGCCCCATCATGATCGTTGGTCACGGCATTCTCGAATATGAAGTTGAAGGCAGGAAACTGATTGACTGCCTTATCGAACTATCAAAAAGAGGAAAAATTCCGGTTGTTGTTACGGCAAGTACGAACCGGGAATTTCTCAACCGAGGTTTCTCTCCCGCTGCCCTGATGCCTGCCGTTGATATCGCCAACCGTCTCACGGACTCCCAGTGGAGAGGCCTTGACGGGAAGGAATCCTATGACCTGGCAATCTTTGTCGGTCTCCCGTATTACATGGAATGGACCATTCTTTCGGGTCTCAAGCATTTTGCCCCCCACGTCAAGACCATGACCCTCGATTGCGTGTACCAGCCCAATGCGAGCTGGTCATTCCCGAACAGCACGATCAAGGACTGGGCGGCAAACCTCACATCCATTGTTGCAAACCTGGGGGACTGA
- a CDS encoding ferredoxin, whose translation MTEQVTVSFSPVNKQVSVPKGTTVLDAIRKAAILFESICGGNGECNKCKVIFVKGSSDAGSPLSLHGLTPEEIKNNYCRACHTHVLADCEFIIPVESRIFSPQILMNSISDNPELSPLVAKYRLMPEHDAGHSASSRSLRLEGYAGTRPHMTKEQHDRLLTVKAMVTVTITRSRNYPEVIAIEDGDTREQNYGLALDLGTTTVVGVLVNHSDGSIRAQASSLNRQITLGEELLTRIHAARKPEGMATLQRLAVESINDVISQLTPSAVVDPSHINDICISGNTVMEYLLVGKDCHDLELANIPVSRKPILIPARQLGIGVNPGAYVYCLPNVSRFVGGDAVGDVLASGMHSSKDLSLLIDLGTNGEVILGNSDWLASVSCASGPAFEGAGVSSGMRAMLGAIESVSIDPKNFTVSWTTVGDAPPRGICGSGIIDAAAAMVRAGILDFTGKLVDGKPGVRTGLEGPEYVLVPKDKTATGRDIVITGQDMAYLMDSKAAVLGSIGVLLKKYRILVCDIKNVYLAGAFGTFGDIKNVVRFGILPDFYNASFQGIGNGSLSGAYATLMSEKKRSTAQEVADKMVYIDLLTEADFIEEYSAAIYIPGKKEYFSREEIT comes from the coding sequence ATGACTGAGCAGGTTACCGTCTCGTTCTCTCCGGTGAACAAGCAGGTTTCCGTACCAAAGGGCACGACCGTACTTGATGCAATCCGTAAAGCAGCAATCCTGTTCGAAAGCATCTGTGGCGGAAACGGGGAATGCAATAAGTGCAAAGTTATCTTTGTGAAAGGCTCAAGCGATGCCGGTTCACCGCTGAGTCTTCACGGGCTTACTCCAGAAGAGATAAAGAACAACTATTGTCGGGCCTGCCACACACATGTCCTGGCAGATTGCGAGTTTATCATTCCCGTGGAAAGCAGGATCTTTTCTCCCCAGATCCTCATGAACAGCATAAGCGACAATCCCGAACTTTCTCCTCTTGTCGCAAAATACCGGTTAATGCCGGAACATGATGCCGGTCACTCCGCTTCGTCCCGCTCGCTGCGCCTTGAAGGGTATGCCGGAACCCGCCCGCACATGACAAAAGAGCAGCACGATCGCCTGCTTACTGTAAAAGCAATGGTTACGGTCACCATTACCCGCTCCCGTAATTACCCGGAAGTTATCGCAATAGAAGACGGCGATACCCGGGAACAGAACTATGGTCTTGCCCTGGACCTCGGAACTACAACCGTTGTGGGGGTGCTCGTAAATCATTCCGACGGAAGTATCCGGGCACAGGCCTCTTCTCTCAACCGGCAGATCACGCTCGGTGAGGAGCTCCTGACCCGTATCCATGCAGCAAGAAAACCTGAAGGCATGGCAACGCTCCAGCGCCTTGCGGTGGAAAGTATCAATGATGTTATCAGCCAGTTGACCCCTTCTGCAGTCGTGGACCCGTCCCATATCAACGACATCTGTATCAGTGGAAATACCGTGATGGAATACCTTCTTGTTGGAAAAGACTGCCATGACCTTGAGCTAGCCAACATCCCGGTCTCCCGGAAACCGATCCTGATCCCTGCCCGGCAGCTTGGGATTGGGGTAAATCCCGGGGCATATGTATACTGCCTGCCCAATGTCAGCCGCTTTGTTGGGGGCGATGCCGTAGGAGATGTATTGGCTTCGGGAATGCATTCCTCAAAAGATCTCTCGCTTCTCATCGATCTTGGGACGAACGGTGAAGTAATCCTGGGAAATTCCGACTGGCTGGCCTCCGTTTCCTGCGCATCCGGTCCTGCCTTTGAAGGTGCCGGGGTCAGCTCCGGTATGCGGGCCATGCTTGGCGCAATCGAATCTGTCAGTATCGATCCCAAAAACTTCACAGTATCCTGGACTACCGTTGGAGATGCACCCCCCCGGGGGATTTGCGGTTCTGGTATCATTGATGCTGCTGCCGCGATGGTACGTGCGGGAATTCTTGACTTTACCGGAAAGTTGGTTGACGGAAAGCCCGGAGTCCGGACCGGGCTGGAAGGTCCTGAATATGTGCTTGTACCCAAAGACAAGACGGCTACCGGCAGGGATATTGTGATCACGGGGCAGGATATGGCATACCTGATGGACTCGAAAGCAGCAGTACTCGGGTCGATTGGAGTGCTGCTGAAAAAGTACCGCATTCTGGTCTGCGATATAAAAAATGTGTACCTTGCCGGGGCATTCGGGACATTTGGCGACATAAAAAATGTTGTCCGGTTCGGCATTCTGCCTGATTTTTATAATGCCTCATTCCAGGGAATCGGTAATGGTTCGCTGAGTGGCGCCTATGCAACACTCATGTCTGAAAAGAAACGATCCACCGCACAGGAAGTGGCAGACAAAATGGTTTATATCGATCTTCTTACTGAGGCAGATTTCATAGAAGAATATTCAGCGGCAATTTACATTCCCGGAAAAAAAGAATATTTCTCCCGTGAAGAAATAACCTGA